Within the Echinicola sp. 20G genome, the region GAATTAGGAGAAGGCATATCCTGCCAAACCATCAGTCCCAGTTTATCACACCAATAATACCAACGCTGTGGCTCTACCTTAATATGCTTTCTGGTCATATTAAAACCAAGCTTCTTGGTCATTTCCAAATCGTACTTCAACGCTTCATCAGTAGGTGCTGTATAAAGTCCATCAGGCCAATAACCCTGATCCAAAGGTCCCATTTGAAAAGTAAATTCATTATTGAGAAATATGCGCTGCCTATCTCCTACTTGCTCCACAGAAATCTTGCGCATACCAAAATAAGTATCAACTCTATCCACAATTTTGTCTCCCTCTTTCAGGGTAATGGTCATGTCATACAAAAATGGATTATCGGGAGACCATAGTTTTTGATTGGGGATTTTTATGGCAGTTGGTGCCATGTTCTCTTGCTCTACCTTGGCTATAAGCTTATTGCCATCACGCACTTCAGCAGTATAGGACAACCTTGCTCCACCTTTGGTCAAAACAGTTAAATTCAGCTCAGCCTGATCTATATCTGGCACCATTTTAAATTGGTCAATGTGTAATTCGGGTACGGGCTCCAACCATACCGTCTGCCAAATCCCTGTCACGGAAGTATACATGATCCCTTCTGGATTAAGGGTCTGTTTGCCTCTTGGATAGCCTTCTTTTACCGTAGGGTCATAGACTTTCACCGTAATGGTTTGCTTGCCTTTTGTCAAGAAATCGGTTATATCAAAGGAAAAAGGATCATAGCCTCCTTGGTGCTTGCCAACAGATTTGTCATTGATAAACACTTCACATATATAATCTACCGCACCAAAATTCAAATGAATTCTTTGACCGTTCCAATTATTGGGAATTTCAAACTCCCTGCGGTACCAAATTCTTTCATGTGACTCCATAACACCGGAAAGAGCTGACTCCACTGCAAATGGGACTAAAATTTGACTGGACAGCTTTCCTTTTGGGTAAGGTTCATTTTCCCAGGTCCCCGGTTGATATTGCCATAGCCCATTCAAATTCATCCATTCATTACGGACCATTTGCGGCCTTGGGTATTCAGGCAAAACATTTTCTGGACTTACGTCATTGGCAAATTTAGTCATCAATGGGGCCTCTTTTGGACTCCATTGTTGGGCTTTCACTTCCAGCCCTCCCATGATCAATCCCAAAGATAATAGCCCTAAAAGCTTACTTCTAATCATTAGTTTAAGGTTAATTTATAAAATGGTATTATTGTTCATTGTCTGATTTATTTCAAGCGTTTCTTATACATAAGAAACCATAAGTGTTGAAATAAGATTATAGGACTCAAAACTAAGTAAGAAGTAACTTGGACTGTTATTACTAATCCATCAAAAAAATAACAAAAATCCTTCTCGATCATCCTATAAGACGATTTTGGATGAATTATCAAGTTAA harbors:
- a CDS encoding glycoside hydrolase family 2 protein, producing the protein MIRSKLLGLLSLGLIMGGLEVKAQQWSPKEAPLMTKFANDVSPENVLPEYPRPQMVRNEWMNLNGLWQYQPGTWENEPYPKGKLSSQILVPFAVESALSGVMESHERIWYRREFEIPNNWNGQRIHLNFGAVDYICEVFINDKSVGKHQGGYDPFSFDITDFLTKGKQTITVKVYDPTVKEGYPRGKQTLNPEGIMYTSVTGIWQTVWLEPVPELHIDQFKMVPDIDQAELNLTVLTKGGARLSYTAEVRDGNKLIAKVEQENMAPTAIKIPNQKLWSPDNPFLYDMTITLKEGDKIVDRVDTYFGMRKISVEQVGDRQRIFLNNEFTFQMGPLDQGYWPDGLYTAPTDEALKYDLEMTKKLGFNMTRKHIKVEPQRWYYWCDKLGLMVWQDMPSPNSYTHRAPEPNKEAFTKELISMVETHWNSPSIVMWVVFNESQAQHDTKEYVSMVKGLDPFRLVNEASGGGDRETGDVYDLHSYPPPVAPESYFRATACGEYGGIGYQLGDHIWNPDDLMQYVSVKDEEEYMEMYTDFTRMLTEFKTNQGLSAAVYTEITDVEIELNGIMTYDRILKVDAEKIAKANQQLINDDLYIYSLVSTAETDNIYWHYTTSQPAQGWMKADFNSNAWERGIAGFGSKGTPGARNGTNWNSDDIWLRREFELGDISKIDQENLRLRIHHDDECMVYINGVLAAELEGFTTGYVNVEITDEAKKALQSKGENVMAIHCKQHIGGQYVDAGLSIATGSKSLSKVVLDRVQGN